Proteins co-encoded in one Malus sylvestris chromosome 9, drMalSylv7.2, whole genome shotgun sequence genomic window:
- the LOC126633727 gene encoding uncharacterized protein LOC126633727: MSFRKQLSGNMKRKKKARDNEIAESLRGSLNKFFSTNNKSVENLRENDVGEESQNVVGESHDHENGSDLEENVGDESQDHENGSDLEKTVGDESQDHENGGDVDLNVDDDHISVEENIESHEPIFHLNIYDPRVWDGLNAEMRYLLVEKGPIRETNFTYPKDKLSRKFSSHYYDRKLPTGEIYDRKWLVYSKELDKVFCFCCKLFKTIASKSELAKDGISDWRHLGVKLDQHEKSKEHLINSRTWVELKSRLTKNQTIDKEFQMRIKKETNHWK; this comes from the coding sequence ATGTCTTTTAGGAAACAACTCTCtggtaatatgaaaaggaaaaaaaaggcaagGGATAACGAAATTGCCGAAAGTTTAAGAGGATCTCTTAATAAATTTTTCTCTACAAATAATAAGTCagttgaaaatttgagagaaaatgatGTTGGTGAAGAGTCACAAAATGTTGTTGGAGAGTCTCATGATCATGAAAATGGTAGTGATTTAGAAGAAAATGttggtgatgagtctcaagaccATGAAAATGGTAGTGATTTAGAAAAAACTGttggtgatgagtctcaagaccATGAAAATGGTGGTGATGTGGATTTAAATGTTGATGATGATCATATTAGTGTAGAGGAAAATATTGAGTCTCATGAACCTATTTTCCATTTAAACATTTATGATCCAAGAGTTTGGGATGGTCTTAATGCAGAAATGAGATACTTACTTGTAGAAAAGGGACCAATTCGAGAAACTAATTTCACTTATCCTAAGGACAAACTCTCTAGAAAATTTTCCTCACACTATTATGATCGAAAATTACCAACGGGTGAAATTTATGATAGGAAATGGCTTGTGTACTCAAAAGAGTTGGATaaagtcttttgcttttgttgtaaattatttaaaacaattgcCTCAAAAAGTGAGTTAGCAAAAGATGGAATTAGTGATTGGAGACATCTTGGTGTGAAGCTTGACCAACATGAAAAGAGTAAAGAGCATCTCATTAATTCGAGAACTTGGGTTGAGTTGAAAAGTAGATTGACAAAAAATCAGACAATTGATAAAGAATTTCAAATGCGAATCAAGAAAGAGACAAATCATTGGAAATAA